A genomic segment from Nicotiana tabacum cultivar K326 chromosome 9, ASM71507v2, whole genome shotgun sequence encodes:
- the LOC107789151 gene encoding uncharacterized protein LOC107789151 — MKSLVFFKLFRVLILSLLFVCVLSKECTNTFTQLSSHTFRYDLLSSNNETLKKEIFSHYHLTPTDDSAWSNLLPRKILREEEEFNWIMMYRKIKNSGELKEIDGLLNEVSLHDVRLEPNSMYGIAQQTNLEYLLMLDVDRLVWSFRKTAGFETVGEPYGGWEAPNGELRGHFVGHYLSAMAQMWASTHNDSLEEKMSAVVSALSACQENMGTGYLSAFPSELFDRFEAIEPVWAPYYTIHKILAGLLDQYTLAGNAQALRMTTWMVDYFYNRVQTVISKYTIERHWDSLNEETGGMNDVLYRLYRVTGDSKHLLLAHLFDKPCFLGRLAVKADDISGFHANTHIPIVIGSQLRYEITGDPLYKEIGMVFMDIVNSSHSYATGGTSVNEFWSDPKRLASTLNTENEESCTTYNMLKVSRHLFRWTKEMAYADYYERALTNGVLSIQRGRDPGVMIYMLPLHRGGSKARSYHGWGSPFNDFWCCYGTGIESFSKLGDSIYFEEKGNSPGLYIIQYISSSLDWKSGQVLVSQSVEPVVSWDNRLRVTITVSSKGSASSTLNLRIPSWTDSTSAKASLNGEDLSLPPPGNFLTITRSWGSGDIITLELPMSLGTEAIKDDRPEYASIQAILYGPYLLAGHSSGDWDVETKSATPLSDLITPVPADYNSHLISLTQESDNATFALTSTNHSVQMDMYPEAGTDSALSATFRLISNDKVSVKLSEPQDFFGKLVMLEPFDFPGMFITHKDQSLAITESSDGDGSLFRLVAGLDEKDGTVSLESDAQNGCYIYSGVDYKDISSVKLNCNSESLSDEFKQAASFKLGNGITQYHPISFVAKGAMRNFVLAPLLSFRDESYTVYFNIQS, encoded by the exons ATGAAATCTTTAGTGTTCTTCAAGTTGTTTAGAGTGCTGATTTTGTCTCTGTTATTTGTATGTGTTTTGAGTAAGGAGTGTACTAACACTTTTACTCAACTGTCATCACACACTTTTAGATATGATTTATTGTCCTCAAATAATGAAACCTTGAAAAAAGAGATTTTTAGTCATTACCATTTGACTCCTACTGATGATTCAGCTTGGTCTAATTTACTTCCTAGGAAGATTTTAAGGGAGGAGGAAGAATTTAATTGGATCATGATGTATAGAAAGATAAAGAATTCTGGTGAATTGAAAGAAATTGATGGTTTATTGAATGAGGTTTCACTCCATGATGTGAGATTAGAGCCTAATTCAATGTATGGAATTGCTCAACAAACTAATTTGGAGTATTTGTTGATGTTAGATGTTGATAGATTGGTTTGGAGTTTTAGGAAAACAGCTGGTTTTGAGACTGTTGGTGAACCATATGGAGGTTGGGAGGCTCCAAATGGAGAGCTTCGCGGTCATTTTGTCG GTCATTACCTTAGTGCCATGGCACAGATGTGGGCTAGCACCCACAACGACAGTCTTGAAGAGAAAATGTCAGCAGTTGTTTCTGCACTATCTGCTTGCCAAGAAAACATGGGTACAGGGTACCTTTCTGCCTTTCCATCTGAGCTATTTGACCGCTTTGAAGCTATAGAACCAGTTTGGGCACCATATTATACGATTCACAAG ATATTGGCAGGTCTTTTGGATCAGTATACTTTAGCGGGCAATGCTCAAGCTTTGAGAATGACTACATGGATGGTTGATTACTTCTACAATCGGGTGCAAACTGTGATTTCGAAGTACACCATTGAAAGGCACTGGGATTCATTAAATGAAGAAACTGGCGGCATGAATGATGTTCTTTATAGGCTGTACAGAGTAACG GGAGACTCAAAGCACTTATTGTTGGCTCACCTTTTTGACAAACCGTGCTTTTTAGGGCGCTTAGCTGTCAAG GCCGATGATATATCAGGTTTTCATGCAAATACGCACATCCCAATTGTAATTGGATCTCAACTGCGTTATGAGATTACTGGTGATCCACTTTACAAG GAAATCGGGATGGTTTTCATGGATATTGTCAATTCTTCCCACAGCTATGCAACTGGAGGGACATCAGTCAATGAATTTTG GTCCGATCCGAAGCGGTTGGCGAGCACACTAAATACGGAGAATGAGGAATCCTGTACTACCTATAATATGCTGAAG GTTTCGCGCCACCTGTTCAGATGGACCAAAGAAATGGCATATGCTGATTATTACGAGCGAGCATTAACAAATGGTGTGCTCAGCATCCAAAGGGGAAGAGATCCTGGAGTGATGATATACATGCTTCCACTTCATCGTGGTGGTTCTAAGGCTCGGAGCTACCATGGATGGGGATCTCCGTTTAATGACTTTTGGTGCTGCTATGGAACAG GAATTGAATCATTCTCCAAGTTGGGAGATTCTATATATTTTGAAGAGAAAGGGAATTCTCCAGGCCTTTATATTATCCAGTATATATCTAGCTCACTTGATTGGAAGTCCGGGCAAGTTCTGGTGAGTCAGAGTGTAGAGCCTGTTGTTTCGTGGGATAATCGCCTTCGAGTGACAATTACAGTCTCCTCAAAGGGG AGTGCATCATCTACATTGAATCTGAGAATACCAAGTTGGACAGATTCAACTAGTGCAAAAGCATCTCTGAACGGAGAGGATTTGTCTCTACCCCCACCAG GTAACTTCCTAACGATAACCCGGAGTTGGGGCTCAGGTGACATAATCACCCTCGAGCTGCCCATGAGTCTTGGGACAGAAGCCATTAAAG ATGACCGGCCAGAATATGCATCGATACAAGCAATTCTTTATGGTCCATACCTTCTTGCTGGCCATTCTAGCGGTGATTGGGACGTCGAAACAAAGTCAGCCACTCCACTTTCAGATTTGATAACTCCAGTTCCAGCTGACTATAATTCTCATTTAATATCTCTCACACAAGAATCTGATAACGCAACATTCGCTCTAACAAGCACAAATCACTCGGTTCAAATGGATATGTACCCTGAAGCCGGAACAGATTCTGCTCTCAGTGCTACCTTCAGACTCATCTCAAATGATAAAGTATCTGTCAAGCTTTCCGAACCACAAGATTTTTTCGGGAAACTAGTCATGTTAGAGCCCTTTGATTTTCCCGGAATGTTCATAACTCATAAAGACCAAAGTCTGGCGATCACTGAGTCCTCAGATGGCGATGGTTCTTTGTTCCGTTTGGTTGCTGGATTGGATGAGAAGGATGGGACAGTTTCGTTAGAATCTGATGCACAAAATGGTTGCTACATCTATAGTGGTGTGGACTACAAAGACATTTCAAGTGTCAAACTAAACTGCAATTCAGAGTCCTTAAGTGATGAATTCAAACAGGCAGCAAGTTTTAAGTTGGGAAATGGGATTACTCAGTATCATCCTATTAGTTTTGTGGCAAAAGGGGCTATGAGAAACTTTGTTTTAGCACCATTACTTAGCTTTAGAGatgagtcttatactgtgtatttcAACATTCAATCATAG
- the LOC107789150 gene encoding putative anion transporter 5 encodes MGSSKFPKRFLIVFLTFICTSVCYIERVGFSIAYTAAADAVGINQTSKGVILSTFYYGYACSQVPGGWVAQKIGGRRVLLLSFVLWSLTCAFVPLDPTRPMILVIARLLVGVAQGFIFPSIHTVLAQWVPPHERSRSVSFTTSGMYLGAAMGMLMLPSLVKFRGPQSVFLAEAFLGAIWSLIWFTYATDPPRSDHRKATASGFGESLLPIRGSSKMKAENGVHSTKIPGIPWKRILFSLPVWAIVVNNFTFHYALYVLMNWLPTYFELGLQLSLQEMGSSKMMPYFNMFIFSNIGGVIADHLVTKKILSITKTRKVLNTVGFMVASVALMALPLFRTSGGALFCSSVALGFLALGRAGFAVNHMDIAPRYAGIVMGVSNTAGTLAGIVGVDLTGRLLEAAKAAELDLTSPDSWRVVFLIPGLLCIVSSFVFLVLSTGERIFD; translated from the coding sequence ATGGGAAGCAGTAAATTTCCAAAGCGTTTCTTAATTGTATTTTTGACCTTCATCTGCACCTCAGTCTGCTACATAGAACGTGTGGGATTTTCCATTGCGTATACTGCTGCTGCTGATGCTGTAGGAATAAACCAGACTAGCAAAGGTGTAATTCTTTCAACCTTTTATTATGGTTATGCCTGTTCACAAGTACCTGGCGGCTGGGTAGCGCAAAAAATTGGGGGACGGCGTGTCCTCCTTCTTTCATTTGTGTTGTGGTCTCTAACCTGTGCTTTTGTACCCCTCGACCCAACTCGACCAATGATCCTAGTAATAGCCCGCTTGCTTGTTGGAGTGGCTCAAGGTTTCATTTTTCCGTCTATTCACACTGTCCTTGCACAGTGGGTACCACCACATGAAAGATCGCGATCTGTTTCTTTTACAACTTCTGGGATGTACTTAGGTGCAGCTATGGGTATGCTTATGCTTCCTAGCCTGGTAAAATTTAGGGGTCCGCAATCTGTATTTCTTGCTGAAGCGTTTTTAGGCGCAATTTGGTCTCTAATCTGGTTCACTTATGCAACCGATCCCCCTCGTTCTGATCATCGAAAAGCAACTGCTTCCGGCTTTGGAGAATCCTTACTTCCCATCAGAGGGAGTTCAAAGATGAAGGCAGAGAATGGAGTACATTCCACTAAAATCCCTGGAATCCCATGGAAGCGCATCCTCTTTAGCTTACCGGTTTGGGCTATTGTCGTTAACAATTTTACCTTTCATTATGCTCTTTATGTGCTCATGAACTGGCTTCCGACATACTTTGAATTGGGTCTCCAGCTCAGCCTTCAAGAAATGGGTTCTTCTAAAATGATGCCATACTTTAACATgtttatattttcaaatattggtGGGGTGATTGCGGATCACCTTGTCACCAAGAAAATCCTGTCTATTACTAAAACCAGAAAAGTTTTGAACACAGTGGGTTTCATGGTTGCTTCTGTTGCATTGATGGCGCTTCCATTGTTCAGAACATCTGGCGGCGCTTTGTTTTGTTCCTCTGTGGCCCTTGGTTTCTTGGCATTAGGAAGAGCTGGGTTTGCAGTTAACCACATGGACATTGCTCCAAGATATGCTGGAATTGTTATGGGAGTTTCAAATACAGCTGGTACATTAGCTGGAATTGTTGGGGTTGACCTCACTGGTCGACTACTAGAAGCTGCTAAAGCCGCTGAATTGGATCTTACTAGTCCAGATAGCTGGAGAGTCGTATTTCTCATCCCAGGGTTGCTTTGCATAGTTAGTTCTTTTGTTTTCCTAGTGTTGTCCACCGGGGAAAGAATTTTTGACTAA